The DNA region TTTGGGGCAGTGTTTCCAAAGCCAGGATGCCGGTGGAGGACAGCACGTTCACTTCATCGATCTTCACGCCGGGAAGTTCCTTGGGCACCGAGCCGGTGGCGAGCACCAGATATTCAGCCCTGATGGACGTTCCGGCTTCCGTGTGCACCTCATAACCCTTGTCCAGGGCAGAAACACTGATCGCCTTTTCCCGGAGTACTGGAATGGCGCGTTTGCGAAACAGGTGCTCCACACCGCTCACCAACTGTTCCACAACAGCGTTCTTGCGGGCAAAAACCCTGGCGTAATCGAGTTCGGGGTCCACCGGCGGCAAGCCGTACTCCGCCGCGTTCTTTATCTCTGTGAAGAGCTCGGAGCTTTTCACCAGGGCCTTGGTGGGAATGCAGCCCCAGTTCAGGCAAACGCCGCCGAGGCGCTCCATTTCAAGCACCGCGCAGTCGATGCCGTATTGGTTGAGGCGGATCGCGGTTTCATAGCCTCCGGGGCCGCCTCCAATGATCAAAACTTTGTGTTCGGGCAAATTTTCCTCCTTCATTGCCGGCGCAGGCGGCTGTTCAGAATCCCCAGCTCAGAACGGTATTTGGCCACGATCCGGCGCGAAATGTTCAGTCCCTCGGCGCGCAGCAGTTCCACAATGTCCTGGTCGGAGAAGGGATGCTTCTTACTCTCGTTCTCGATCAGGTGGCTGATCTGGGCCTTTACGTGCTGCCGTGAGATGCCCTCATAGTTGTTGTCCATGCCGGCGGTGCTGCTGAAGAAATCCTTCAGGGCGTAGATGCCGGAGGGGGTTTCGGCAAATTTATGCTTCACCACGCGGGAGATGGTGGATTCGCTAACAGAAAGGTCGCGGGCGATCACGGCATAGGTGAGGGGATGGATGAGTCCGGTACCCAGCTGGAAGAAATCTGGCTGGAATTTGATGATTGACTGGGCCACGCGCTGGAGGGTGCGGGTGCGCATGTAGATGCTTTTAATGAGGAATTTGGCGCTGTTGATGCGGTCGCGCACGAATTTGAGGGTGTCGCGGTCGAAATGGCCGCGGTTGATCATCTGGCGGTAGCGGGGGCTGATGATGATGTTGGGGGTGATGTGGTCATTGATGATCACTTCGAATTTGCCGTCGATCTGCTTGATGGTGATGTCCGGGTAAACGTAGGCGGCGTTGGGGGCCAGGATGCGCAGGCCGGGCTTGGGATCGAGCTTGGCCACGATCTCTTTCATGGCCAGGATGTGGTCCTCCCCCACCCCGAAGTGGGAGGCGATCTTTTGATAGCGGCGGTGGATGAGGTTTTCAAACTGGTCGGTGCAGAGCCCAACCAGGATGCGGTTGTCGCGCTGCTCTTCCGTGAGCTGGGCCAGCAGGCATTCGCCGATGTTGCGCGCGGTGATGCCTTTGGGACTGAGCTGGAGGATGATCTGGTGCACCTGTTCCGCGCGATTGGGGCTGATCCCGAAAGCCCGGGCCACTTTGGCCAGATCGAAATGGGGCGGCAAAAACCCGTAGCTGTCGCAGCTGTCGATCAGCTCGGAAGCGAATTCGACTTCGTTTTCCGGCAGGGACAGCGGATAGAGTTGCTGTAGAAATTTCTCCCGGGCGTCTTCTTCATAGCGGATGAGAGATTCGCCCTGATC from Candidatus Cloacimonadota bacterium includes:
- the rpoN gene encoding RNA polymerase factor sigma-54 → MSILSQNISLKQRQELALKPKMLQSLKMLSLPILELEDYIKQELEQNPLLELREEKDEDEQDNLETPPQESKESLDDPRSSEEVGQTLNEARELTEILDQWNDYHLSYEGWHSEAEADQGESLIRYEEDAREKFLQQLYPLSLPENEVEFASELIDSCDSYGFLPPHFDLAKVARAFGISPNRAEQVHQIILQLSPKGITARNIGECLLAQLTEEQRDNRILVGLCTDQFENLIHRRYQKIASHFGVGEDHILAMKEIVAKLDPKPGLRILAPNAAYVYPDITIKQIDGKFEVIINDHITPNIIISPRYRQMINRGHFDRDTLKFVRDRINSAKFLIKSIYMRTRTLQRVAQSIIKFQPDFFQLGTGLIHPLTYAVIARDLSVSESTISRVVKHKFAETPSGIYALKDFFSSTAGMDNNYEGISRQHVKAQISHLIENESKKHPFSDQDIVELLRAEGLNISRRIVAKYRSELGILNSRLRRQ